A portion of the Acidisarcina polymorpha genome contains these proteins:
- a CDS encoding GntR family transcriptional regulator — MRIPPSRRSDSILHLQTAPEAAAQALREAIISGELKGGDRVLEQKWSVRLGIGQPTLREALLELEHQGLLRKLPQRGTYVTQLSPEDYQQILEVRIPLEAIAIGRAATRLTPETEKELANLIKAMSSPDNKSSVKQFHDCDVLFHRTIWELAGNPYLGEMLETITFRLFVFSIVGRWDNTPKAASERAAAVKQHQNIMEGLKSRDAQRARKVFVKSTVKYWNQQYGLSLNAEELLGEA, encoded by the coding sequence TTGAGGATTCCACCTTCACGAAGATCCGATAGCATACTACATCTACAGACAGCTCCCGAGGCCGCGGCCCAGGCACTGCGTGAGGCGATCATCTCCGGAGAGCTGAAAGGGGGCGATCGAGTTCTCGAGCAGAAATGGTCAGTCCGTCTTGGCATCGGCCAGCCGACATTGCGCGAGGCACTGCTTGAGCTCGAGCATCAAGGACTGCTTCGCAAGCTGCCGCAACGCGGGACCTACGTCACCCAACTCAGCCCGGAGGATTACCAGCAAATCCTCGAAGTTCGCATCCCGCTGGAAGCGATTGCGATCGGCCGCGCGGCCACGCGCTTGACACCCGAAACAGAGAAAGAACTCGCTAATCTGATTAAGGCGATGTCCAGTCCGGACAACAAGAGCAGCGTGAAGCAATTCCACGATTGCGACGTGCTCTTCCATCGCACGATCTGGGAACTCGCAGGCAACCCTTATCTTGGCGAAATGTTGGAAACCATTACTTTCCGGCTGTTCGTGTTCTCAATCGTCGGCCGCTGGGATAACACGCCAAAGGCAGCCAGCGAACGAGCTGCGGCAGTCAAGCAGCACCAGAACATCATGGAAGGTCTGAAGTCGCGCGATGCCCAGAGGGCGCGAAAGGTCTTCGTCAAGAGCACAGTCAAGTACTGGAACCAGCAGTACGGTCTCAGCCTCAACGCAGAAGAACTCCTGGGAGAAGCCTGA
- a CDS encoding alpha-L-arabinofuranosidase C-terminal domain-containing protein, with amino-acid sequence MERRDFLKSSAMAGAVMAFSCNPGWAQSADARIEIFAEDAIATIAPEIYGHFTEHIGGVIYDGVWVGEGSKIPNQYGIRKALVDRMNQIHVPILRWPGGCFADSYDWKDGVGRRGKRPVRTSFWEVDPEAARLNEKGAQIFEPNTFGTNEFMRFCMLTNAQPYLAANLRSLPALNFDQWVEYCNSPPGSTTLAQTRAEGGFPKPFGVKYWGVGNESWGCGGNFEPRQYASEFRRYTNWIPKYGVDLQLIAAGPNSDDSTWTQGFFEEIFTGNHPYRNSEFTGWSVHHYASDLSRGRVKNNFHEAHGKALDFDITDWYELMRETARVEDIMSDQWAIMSEFDPLHQVKLVVDEYGPWYHEGSEVDPTHLFGQQVTVRDALATAMTLDIFNRHADKVSVATCAQLVNNLNALFLCHEEHFMVTPNFYVFEMYAAHQGGQSLRAEFSAPRVHYTRDGKPASFWGLNGSASRKSNVVTVTLVNTDLASPTQAQISIHGLNVKSAKGWILAANDMHAHNTFENQNAVLSKDLKVDVSSGRMLNVNILPASVTKLEVTLG; translated from the coding sequence ATGGAGCGCAGAGACTTTCTCAAGAGTTCAGCGATGGCTGGCGCAGTGATGGCTTTCTCCTGCAACCCCGGATGGGCGCAATCCGCGGATGCGCGCATTGAGATCTTTGCGGAGGACGCCATTGCGACCATCGCACCCGAAATCTACGGACACTTTACCGAGCACATCGGCGGAGTGATCTATGACGGCGTTTGGGTAGGGGAAGGCTCCAAGATTCCGAACCAATACGGCATCCGCAAGGCACTCGTGGATCGAATGAACCAGATCCACGTGCCGATTCTCCGCTGGCCGGGAGGCTGCTTCGCCGACAGCTACGACTGGAAAGATGGAGTGGGACGTCGCGGCAAGCGGCCGGTGCGCACCAGTTTCTGGGAAGTAGATCCGGAGGCGGCCCGCCTCAATGAAAAAGGCGCCCAGATCTTCGAGCCCAACACCTTCGGCACAAATGAATTCATGCGCTTTTGCATGCTGACCAATGCCCAGCCTTACTTAGCGGCAAATCTCCGCAGCTTGCCGGCGCTGAACTTTGATCAATGGGTCGAGTACTGCAACTCACCCCCCGGCTCGACCACGTTGGCGCAGACACGCGCTGAGGGTGGTTTCCCAAAACCGTTCGGGGTGAAGTACTGGGGTGTAGGTAATGAGAGCTGGGGCTGCGGCGGTAACTTCGAACCCAGGCAATATGCTTCAGAGTTCCGGCGCTACACGAACTGGATTCCGAAGTATGGTGTGGACCTCCAGTTGATCGCCGCGGGGCCTAATTCCGATGACAGCACGTGGACGCAGGGCTTCTTCGAAGAGATCTTTACCGGCAATCATCCGTATCGTAACTCCGAGTTCACCGGCTGGTCGGTGCATCATTACGCTTCCGACCTCAGCCGTGGCAGAGTCAAGAACAATTTCCACGAGGCGCATGGCAAAGCATTAGACTTCGACATCACGGACTGGTACGAGCTGATGCGTGAGACGGCGCGCGTCGAAGACATCATGAGCGACCAGTGGGCAATCATGAGTGAATTCGACCCTCTTCACCAGGTCAAGCTGGTAGTTGATGAATACGGACCTTGGTACCACGAGGGCAGCGAGGTCGACCCTACCCATTTGTTCGGACAACAGGTGACAGTGCGCGATGCGCTTGCAACAGCGATGACGCTCGATATTTTCAACCGTCATGCAGATAAGGTTTCGGTAGCAACCTGTGCGCAGTTAGTCAACAACTTGAACGCGCTCTTTCTGTGTCACGAGGAACATTTCATGGTGACTCCGAACTTTTATGTCTTCGAGATGTACGCAGCGCATCAAGGCGGGCAATCCCTGCGAGCGGAGTTCTCCGCTCCGCGTGTGCACTACACCCGCGATGGCAAACCGGCGAGCTTCTGGGGCCTTAACGGTTCGGCTTCGCGCAAGAGCAATGTGGTGACAGTAACGCTTGTCAACACCGATCTCGCTTCCCCAACACAGGCCCAGATATCGATACATGGGTTGAATGTGAAGTCGGCGAAGGGCTGGATCTTGGCTGCAAATGACATGCACGCGCACAATACCTTTGAAAATCAAAACGCGGTTCTATCAAAGGATTTGAAGGTAGATGTTAGTAGCGGAAGGATGCTGAATGTGAATATCCTACCAGCCTCGGTGACAAAGCTCGAAGTAACGCTTGGCTGA
- a CDS encoding maleylpyruvate isomerase N-terminal domain-containing protein — translation MNFTQSVWPEPILCAPLIRKVDERLIDLLKGLSPEEWELQTISPAWKVRDVAAHLLDTALRKLSIARDCYMPQSVELKTPRDLVDLVNRLNHEGVQILRRLSSPVLIDLMAITCGQLAAFHEALDPFASAAFGVSWAGETTSLNWFDTARELTERWHHQQQIREATNRPGIMVRELYHPVLDCFLRGLPHCFSMIATELGTTVEVKITGDSGGTWLLRKNSTAWSLMPGLPSEPSARAIIPETLAWKLFTKGIKQDDAYTSIQLEGDLALARQVCELTSIVA, via the coding sequence ATGAATTTTACTCAGAGTGTATGGCCGGAACCAATCTTGTGCGCTCCTCTCATCCGAAAGGTCGACGAACGTCTGATCGACCTGCTGAAGGGCCTGTCGCCAGAAGAGTGGGAACTTCAGACGATCTCGCCGGCTTGGAAGGTGCGCGACGTAGCGGCCCATCTCCTTGACACCGCTCTGCGGAAGCTTTCGATAGCGCGTGATTGCTACATGCCGCAATCGGTCGAATTGAAGACGCCTAGAGACCTAGTCGATCTGGTCAACCGATTGAACCACGAAGGAGTACAGATCCTTCGGAGGCTCAGTTCTCCAGTACTGATTGACTTGATGGCAATAACCTGCGGACAACTCGCTGCTTTCCACGAGGCCCTCGATCCGTTCGCCTCTGCGGCATTCGGCGTGAGCTGGGCAGGAGAAACCACCTCCCTGAACTGGTTCGACACGGCTCGCGAACTCACCGAGCGTTGGCATCATCAGCAGCAGATTAGAGAGGCGACAAACCGTCCGGGGATCATGGTGCGGGAACTCTACCATCCCGTTCTCGACTGCTTCCTCCGTGGTCTGCCCCATTGCTTCAGCATGATTGCAACCGAGTTAGGAACAACCGTCGAGGTGAAGATCACCGGCGACTCGGGCGGAACTTGGCTGTTAAGGAAAAACTCGACAGCGTGGTCACTGATGCCAGGCTTACCGTCGGAGCCCTCGGCTCGTGCCATCATCCCTGAAACCCTGGCGTGGAAGCTGTTCACAAAGGGGATCAAACAAGATGATGCTTACACGTCCATACAACTTGAAGGGGATCTTGCGTTGGCGAGACAAGTCTGCGAGCTGACGTCTATCGTCGCCTGA
- a CDS encoding aldo/keto reductase translates to MQKRTLGKSGLEVSALGLGCMGLSFGLGPATEKSEAIKLIRAALERGVTFFDTAEVYGPFVNEEVVGEALAPFRKDVVIATKFGFEADPKNEGKWTATNSRPDHIRQVVEGSLKRLQTDTIDLLYQHRVDPNTPIEDTAGAVKDLIEAGKVKHFGLSEAGAKTIRRAHTVQPVTALQSEYSLFWREPEVSVMPTLEELGIGFVPFSPLGKGFLTGKIDASTKFDSTDFRAIVPRFSEENRKANQALVDVVTGFAKQKNATPAQIALAWLLAKKPWIVPIPGTTKLSRLEENLGGASIELTTNDVQALEAASSAIKVEGERYPAVHAKLIDR, encoded by the coding sequence ATGCAGAAGCGCACCTTAGGAAAAAGCGGCCTTGAAGTCTCAGCACTTGGCCTCGGTTGCATGGGCCTCAGCTTCGGCCTCGGCCCCGCCACGGAAAAGTCCGAAGCGATCAAGCTCATCCGCGCCGCCTTGGAGCGCGGCGTCACCTTCTTCGACACCGCCGAAGTCTACGGCCCGTTCGTCAACGAAGAAGTCGTCGGCGAAGCCCTTGCCCCCTTCCGCAAAGACGTTGTAATTGCCACCAAGTTTGGCTTTGAAGCTGATCCCAAGAATGAGGGTAAATGGACTGCGACCAACAGCCGTCCCGACCACATCAGGCAGGTCGTCGAAGGCTCCCTTAAACGCCTGCAGACCGACACCATCGACCTTCTTTACCAGCATCGAGTCGACCCCAACACACCGATTGAAGACACCGCCGGCGCCGTCAAGGACCTCATTGAAGCAGGCAAGGTGAAACACTTCGGCCTTTCGGAAGCGGGCGCGAAGACCATCCGCCGCGCGCATACCGTGCAGCCTGTGACCGCTTTACAAAGCGAATATTCCCTTTTCTGGCGCGAACCCGAAGTGTCCGTCATGCCTACGCTCGAAGAGCTCGGCATAGGCTTCGTTCCCTTCAGCCCTTTGGGTAAAGGCTTTCTCACCGGCAAGATCGATGCCTCCACCAAGTTCGACAGCACCGACTTTCGTGCGATTGTTCCGCGCTTCAGCGAGGAAAACCGCAAGGCCAATCAGGCACTCGTCGACGTAGTCACCGGGTTTGCGAAGCAGAAGAACGCCACACCTGCACAGATCGCTCTCGCATGGCTGCTTGCCAAGAAGCCGTGGATAGTCCCAATTCCCGGCACAACCAAGCTCTCCCGGCTCGAAGAGAATCTCGGCGGCGCATCCATCGAGCTCACTACGAACGATGTGCAGGCTCTCGAAGCAGCCTCCTCCGCAATCAAGGTCGAAGGCGAACGCTATCCCGCAGTCCATGCGAAGCTTATCGATCGCTAA
- a CDS encoding LysR family transcriptional regulator yields MKNDLGELSAFAIVAEERNFTRAAARLGISQSALSHSIRGLEKRLGLQLLARTTRSVAPTAAGSTLLLELAPALERIEQALAETRKQKDTPSGRIRLIIPRTATKAVIVPKLAQFARSYPEIVLEVTSSNDPVDLVAGEYDAGVQLGEFIQKDMIAVRVTRELRLAVVGSPEYFKLNSIPKHPQDLKDHSCIGFRFSKGLYRWEFEKGRKSLTVSPQGPASFDDPDLVIQAVLEGVGIGTAMEDSLKGLMAEGRLVQVLKDWCPSFPGYFLYYPSRRNQPAALGALIDSLRLDS; encoded by the coding sequence ATGAAGAATGATTTGGGAGAGCTCTCAGCGTTCGCGATCGTGGCGGAAGAACGTAACTTTACGCGCGCCGCCGCACGGTTGGGCATTTCACAATCCGCTCTTAGCCACTCCATTCGCGGCCTTGAGAAGCGGTTAGGACTTCAACTGCTGGCGCGAACAACGCGTAGTGTCGCTCCCACCGCTGCTGGCTCGACGCTACTCTTGGAATTGGCCCCTGCGTTGGAGAGGATTGAGCAAGCACTCGCGGAGACACGGAAGCAAAAAGATACCCCATCGGGTCGAATTCGGCTCATCATCCCAAGAACAGCAACCAAAGCGGTAATCGTACCCAAGCTGGCACAATTTGCTCGGAGTTACCCAGAGATCGTGCTGGAGGTTACATCTTCGAACGACCCAGTCGATCTGGTTGCAGGAGAATACGACGCAGGTGTACAGCTCGGCGAATTCATTCAAAAAGATATGATTGCGGTCCGAGTAACCAGAGAATTGCGTCTCGCCGTAGTCGGATCTCCCGAATATTTCAAACTGAACAGCATCCCGAAACATCCACAAGACTTAAAAGATCATTCGTGCATTGGATTTCGCTTCAGCAAGGGCCTGTACCGATGGGAGTTCGAAAAGGGGCGCAAGTCATTAACCGTAAGTCCGCAGGGGCCCGCATCGTTTGATGATCCAGACCTTGTTATCCAGGCAGTATTAGAGGGCGTAGGAATCGGAACAGCCATGGAAGACAGTCTCAAGGGTCTGATGGCAGAAGGACGCTTGGTTCAAGTCCTGAAAGATTGGTGCCCATCTTTCCCGGGCTATTTTCTCTACTATCCCAGCCGGCGAAATCAGCCTGCCGCGCTAGGTGCGCTTATTGACTCACTTAGACTCGATTCGTAG
- the katG gene encoding catalase/peroxidase HPI — MASTGTEFTSQAKSEVNAQVASEAKCPVDHGAIAASPVSKPSGPRTNRDWWPNHLRLELLHAHSELSDPMGAEFDYATEFKTLDYEGLKKDLAFVMTDSQDWWPADFGHYGPLFIRMAWHSAGTYRTYDGRGGGGRGQQRFAPLNSWPDNVNLDRARRLLWPVKQKYGKKISWADLMILAGNVALETMGFKTFGFAGGRPDTWEPDHDVDFGAEATWMGTDKRYSGERELANPLAATTMGLIYVNPEGPEGKPDPAGSAKDIRVTFGRMAMNDEETVALIAGGHTFGKTHGAGPGTHLAHEPEGAPIENQGLGWTSAYKTGIAGDAITSGLEVTWTTKPTQWSNEYFDHLFKFEWELTQSPGGANQWKPKGDAGANTIPDAHDPNKKKQPAMLTSDVALLADPAYAKISRDFYEHPEKFADAFARAWFKLTHRDMGPRDRYLGPEVPAEELIWQDPVPKVDHPLVDDQDVAALKAKVLASGLSVSELVSTAWASAASFRASDKRGGANGARIRLAPQKDWEANQPAQLARVLKTLETIQSEFNSSATGGKKISLADLIVLAGAAGVEKAAKDGGIEITVPFLAGRTDASQEQTDVESFQPLEPKIDGFRSYGYKSPEPAEVALLDKAQLLRLTAPELTVLIGGLRMLKTNVGGTDFGVFTERPETLTNDFFVNLLDMRYAWKPTTDSKDTFEGRDRKTGEVKWKATRADLIFGANSQLRGTAEVYACADSHEKFVKDFVAAWNKVMNLDRYDRLPSVV; from the coding sequence ATGGCGAGCACAGGAACCGAATTTACGTCCCAAGCGAAATCCGAAGTGAACGCGCAAGTAGCATCCGAAGCAAAATGCCCGGTCGACCACGGAGCGATCGCAGCCAGCCCGGTAAGCAAGCCAAGCGGACCGCGCACCAATCGTGACTGGTGGCCAAATCACCTCCGGTTGGAGTTGCTCCATGCGCACTCCGAACTCTCCGACCCCATGGGCGCAGAGTTCGACTATGCCACGGAGTTTAAGACGCTCGACTACGAAGGGCTCAAGAAAGATCTGGCCTTCGTCATGACCGACTCGCAGGATTGGTGGCCCGCCGACTTCGGCCACTACGGTCCGTTGTTTATACGGATGGCCTGGCACTCTGCCGGCACCTACCGTACTTATGATGGCCGTGGCGGCGGCGGACGCGGTCAGCAGCGCTTCGCTCCTCTCAACAGTTGGCCTGACAATGTCAATCTCGACCGCGCCCGCAGGCTGCTCTGGCCCGTGAAGCAGAAGTACGGCAAGAAAATTTCCTGGGCCGACCTGATGATCCTGGCCGGCAACGTCGCGCTCGAGACGATGGGCTTTAAGACCTTCGGCTTCGCTGGCGGCCGCCCAGACACGTGGGAGCCCGATCACGATGTCGACTTCGGCGCCGAAGCTACCTGGATGGGCACCGACAAGCGGTACTCCGGCGAACGCGAGCTCGCCAACCCGCTCGCCGCAACCACCATGGGACTCATCTATGTGAACCCTGAAGGCCCCGAGGGCAAGCCGGATCCCGCAGGGTCGGCCAAAGACATTCGTGTCACCTTCGGGCGCATGGCCATGAACGACGAAGAGACCGTCGCGCTGATCGCGGGCGGCCACACCTTCGGCAAGACCCACGGCGCCGGCCCGGGTACTCACCTGGCGCACGAGCCCGAAGGAGCTCCGATTGAAAACCAGGGTCTAGGCTGGACCAGCGCCTACAAGACCGGCATCGCCGGGGACGCGATCACCAGCGGCCTCGAAGTCACCTGGACCACCAAGCCTACGCAATGGTCGAATGAATACTTCGACCACCTCTTCAAATTTGAGTGGGAACTTACCCAGAGCCCCGGCGGCGCGAATCAGTGGAAACCCAAGGGGGACGCGGGCGCGAACACCATCCCCGATGCCCACGACCCTAACAAGAAGAAGCAGCCGGCCATGCTGACCAGCGACGTAGCGTTGCTCGCGGATCCTGCCTACGCAAAGATTTCGCGTGACTTCTACGAGCATCCAGAGAAGTTCGCCGACGCCTTTGCCCGCGCGTGGTTCAAACTGACCCACCGCGACATGGGTCCGCGCGACCGTTATCTTGGACCCGAGGTTCCGGCCGAGGAGCTTATCTGGCAGGACCCTGTTCCCAAGGTCGACCACCCGCTGGTCGATGATCAGGATGTCGCCGCACTCAAGGCAAAGGTACTCGCCTCTGGCCTTTCGGTCTCCGAGCTCGTCTCGACCGCGTGGGCCTCGGCCGCCTCGTTCCGCGCCTCCGACAAACGTGGCGGCGCAAACGGCGCCCGCATTCGCCTAGCCCCGCAAAAAGATTGGGAGGCCAACCAGCCGGCCCAACTGGCTCGTGTGCTGAAGACGCTCGAGACTATTCAGAGCGAGTTCAACTCGTCGGCCACCGGCGGAAAGAAAATCTCGCTCGCCGACCTGATCGTCCTCGCGGGTGCTGCGGGTGTCGAGAAGGCGGCCAAGGATGGTGGCATCGAAATCACAGTTCCCTTCCTCGCCGGCCGCACCGACGCCTCGCAGGAACAAACGGACGTTGAGTCCTTCCAGCCGCTCGAGCCCAAGATCGACGGCTTCCGCTCCTACGGCTACAAGAGCCCGGAACCCGCCGAGGTCGCCCTCCTCGACAAGGCTCAGTTGCTGCGCTTGACCGCGCCAGAGCTGACCGTACTGATCGGCGGTCTTCGCATGCTCAAGACCAACGTCGGGGGTACGGACTTTGGCGTTTTCACCGAACGTCCAGAGACACTGACCAACGACTTCTTCGTGAACCTGCTGGACATGAGATACGCGTGGAAGCCGACCACCGATTCAAAGGACACCTTCGAGGGCCGCGATCGTAAGACCGGCGAGGTAAAGTGGAAGGCCACCCGCGCCGACCTCATCTTCGGCGCCAACTCCCAACTACGCGGTACGGCGGAGGTCTACGCCTGTGCCGATTCACACGAGAAGTTCGTCAAGGATTTCGTTGCCGCCTGGAACAAGGTGATGAACCTGGATCGATATGATCGCTTGCCGTCCGTGGTGTAA
- a CDS encoding Fur family transcriptional regulator, with amino-acid sequence MPEYQVRVSLSAVDAETIKRSLESSGLRCTPQRYAVMAFLMEQNRHPTAVEIFKAVNRTDPRSSKATTYNNLRDLVQAGLVREVAVEGRAARFDAKGLLHHHFICDGCGNVEDIEWYDVPRPAAGSLGKRIVRDCEVILRGLCIKCAAKHRAPQRARAAALAR; translated from the coding sequence TTGCCAGAGTATCAAGTTAGAGTTAGTCTAAGCGCAGTGGATGCCGAGACGATCAAACGGTCACTGGAAAGCAGTGGGCTGCGCTGCACTCCGCAGCGCTATGCCGTGATGGCCTTCTTGATGGAACAGAACAGGCACCCCACCGCCGTCGAGATCTTCAAAGCCGTGAATAGGACCGACCCCCGCTCTTCAAAGGCCACTACATATAACAACTTGCGTGACTTGGTGCAGGCGGGCTTGGTGCGTGAAGTGGCGGTTGAGGGCCGCGCCGCGCGGTTCGATGCCAAGGGCCTGCTGCATCATCACTTCATCTGCGATGGCTGCGGAAATGTTGAGGACATTGAGTGGTACGACGTACCCCGGCCGGCCGCGGGCTCGCTTGGTAAGCGGATAGTTCGCGATTGCGAAGTGATTTTACGCGGACTTTGCATAAAATGCGCGGCGAAGCACCGTGCGCCTCAGCGAGCGCGGGCGGCGGCGCTCGCTCGATGA